One window of the Rhipicephalus sanguineus isolate Rsan-2018 chromosome 2, BIME_Rsan_1.4, whole genome shotgun sequence genome contains the following:
- the LOC119381501 gene encoding uncharacterized protein K02A2.6-like, whose product MGERVAIPESARKAFLLELHEGHTGISTTKALARMLVWWPGIDHDIEHLLQTCQVCQAMAPMPPAEKPVACPATTKPWTQLHIDYAGPIEDKMILVVVDSYSGWIEAVPTQTATSAATIEILRDIFARFGLPTCLVSDNGTSFCSAEFREFVIQNGIRHFRTAPFHPQSNGLA is encoded by the exons ATGGGGGAGAGAGTGGCTATTCCTGAATCAGCCAGAAAAGCATTTTTGCTGGAACTGCATGAAGGACACACAGGAATCAGCACGACTAAAGCGCTGGCCAGAATGCTTGTATGGTGGCCAGGAATTGACCACGACATTGAGCATCTCCTGCAGACCTGTCAAGTGTGTCAGGCGATGGCACCAATGCCACCGGCAGAGAAGCCTGTTGCATGTCCAGCGACCACCAAGCCATGGACTCAAT TACACATCGATTATGCTGGTCCAATTGAGGACAAAATGATCCTGGTTGTGGTGGATAGCTACTCTGGGTGGATTGAAGCTGTACCCACACAGACAGCAACGTCAGCAGCAACCATTGAAATCTTGCGAGACATTTTTGCACGGTTTGGTTTGCCCACCTGCCTCGTGTCGGATAACGGCACATCATTCTGCAGTGCAGAGTTCAGGGAATTTGTGATCCAAAATGGCATACGCCATTTCCGTACTGCACCGTTCCACCCGCAGTCAAACGGGCTGGCCTAA